In Lates calcarifer isolate ASB-BC8 unplaced genomic scaffold, TLL_Latcal_v3 _unitig_4816_quiver_743, whole genome shotgun sequence, the following proteins share a genomic window:
- the LOC108902376 gene encoding uncharacterized protein LOC108902376: MKASSGSLILGLAALLLPGLTVSAVFLNARPNRLQFLTEESVSLSCEGQQSSAGWTVRRTAGGGKAQRCGDGPQDFGSFDGSSCIISDLSSLSDSGVYWCENNDGHKTPELNITVSDVILEIPLLPVMGGSDVTLRCRTRDGSIDIAYFFRNRVRIGSGPKGEFTISKVKQSDDGVYFCSTDLSGHSSQSRLIVRDLSPTDRPLTTPSHHSTLSPDTYLPSTPPPSSPLSSLLLPVVAALVSLSVLVSILAGVLLLCKRQAGLAVQLLSGLAVSAGLAVLLLAGLTVSAGAFPPPTVSMVRLLCHLVVFCPYCMLTILMLSIYCSKKTGNKQPVSRETADRVEGEDYGNVTTEHDF, translated from the exons ATGAAGGCTTCATCTGGTTCTCTGATTCTCG GcctggctgctctgctgctgcctggacTGACAGTCTCTGCAG TCTTTCTGAATGCTCGTCCAAACCGTCTGCAGTTCCTGACAGAggagtctgtctctctgagctgtgagggaCAGCAGAGCTCTGCAGGATGGACAGTGAGGAGGACGGCAGGAGGAGGGAAGGCACAGCGGTGTGGTGACGGTCCACAAGATTTTGGGAGTTTTGACGGATCCTCTTGCATCATCTCAGACCTCTCCTCATTATCAGACAGTGGTGTTTACTGGTGTGAAAACAATGATGGGCACAAGACTCCTGAACTCAACATCACTGTGTCTG ATGTAATCCTGGAGATTCCCTTGCTTCCTGTGATGGGAGGAAGTGATGTTACACTGCGCTGTAGAACCAGGGACGGATCCATAGACATAGCTTATTTCTTCAGAAACCGTGTCCGCATTGGATCAGGACCTAAAGGGGAATTTACCATCAGCAAAGTTAAACAGTCTGATGATGGAGTCTACTTCTGTTCTACTGATCTGAGTGGACACTCTTCACAGAGTCGGCTAATTGTCAGAG ATCTTTCTCCAACAGATCGTCCTCTTACTACTCCTTCTCACCACTCTACACTCTCTCCTGATACTTACCttccctccactcctcctccatcctctcctctctcctctctcctcctccctgttgTAGCAGCTCTGGTGTCGCTGAGTGTTCTCGTTTCGATCCTGGCTGGAGTTCTGCTGCTCTGCAAAAGACAAGCAG GCCTGgctgtgcagctgctgtctgGACTGGCAGTTTCTGCAG GCCTGGCTGTTCTGCTGCTGGCTGGACTCACAGTCTCTGCAG GTGCCTTCCCTCCTCCCACTGTGTCTATGGTGAGACTGctctgccatctagtggtctTCTGCCCGTACTGCATGTTGACCATCCTTATGTTATCGATTTACTGCAGCAAGAAGACAG gaaacaaacaaccTGTCTCCAGAGAGACAGCCGATCGAGTTGAAGGTGAAGATTATGGCAACGTCACCACTGAGCATGACTTCTGA